A single genomic interval of Xylanivirga thermophila harbors:
- a CDS encoding helix-turn-helix domain-containing protein: MNTLQKLLKNKRKELKLSIRKAADLIGISHSYLNILEKGVDPRTNAPIKPTPETLSLISEAYKIDYNELMIAAGYIAPQENVKVYNPEESEKAVDDMLNYYRSLQLSNLILSLSPENQKRAIDYIKMLKFSEEQGLNLDE; this comes from the coding sequence ATGAATACGTTACAAAAATTATTGAAAAATAAAAGAAAAGAGCTAAAATTAAGCATTAGGAAAGCAGCTGATTTAATCGGTATTAGTCATTCCTATTTGAATATTCTAGAAAAGGGCGTAGATCCTAGAACTAACGCTCCTATTAAACCTACCCCTGAAACGCTGTCTTTAATCAGTGAAGCCTATAAAATAGATTATAATGAGCTAATGATAGCAGCAGGGTATATTGCACCTCAAGAAAATGTAAAAGTTTACAATCCTGAGGAAAGTGAAAAAGCAGTAGATGATATGCTCAACTACTATAGAAGCCTACAACTATCTAATTTAATTCTAAGCCTTTCACCTGAAAATCAAAAAAGGGCAATTGATTATATAAAAATGTTAAAATTCAGTGAGGAGCAAGGCTTAAATTTAGATGAGTAA
- a CDS encoding recombinase family protein, protein MDKVAIYVRLSKEDMKKIIKGDDSESIKNQKLMLSEYAASKGWQIYDFYVDEDYSGADRNRPSFDRLLKDAENREFEIVLCKTQNRFARDLEAVEKIIHGKFLEWGIRFVTLIDGADTADESNKKSRQIHGMVDEWYLEDLSKNIRTVFRSKMEDGQYLGAFPPYGYMKDPNNKHKLIIDEEAAQVVRKIYNLYLKGYGTHKIAKILTEEGIVKPAIYMRQSHAKNFNIPNMSEYGLWGHTTIRRILRNPVYIGTLVQGKETTISYKNKKRIYLDEDDWVKVENTHEPIISEKDFYEVQRLIDSKRRNVKKKGKAHIFATKVRCLHCGGAMIRSTTRSRKSEDLTYVYLKCKNNAKGGDLICKYRNRISYTELYNYIESEFIRLIGIYKNNPKASEATSRQIKRIDYAEERRKLVSALKVIEGDIKEREKILTNLYIDKAKGIVSEKDYRTISFTLQEEREQLELREKDIKKKLDELKRLESEKVNIEKVIESYLKYHKLTHEIVNETIDYIEIGSKEDGQNRIINVYWKL, encoded by the coding sequence ATGGATAAGGTAGCGATTTATGTAAGACTTAGTAAGGAGGATATGAAAAAAATCATTAAAGGAGATGATAGTGAAAGCATAAAGAATCAAAAGCTTATGTTATCAGAATATGCAGCTTCAAAAGGATGGCAAATATATGATTTTTATGTAGACGAAGATTATTCAGGAGCTGATAGAAACAGGCCATCCTTTGACAGACTGCTCAAAGATGCAGAAAATAGGGAATTTGAGATAGTTCTTTGTAAAACTCAAAATAGATTTGCAAGAGATCTTGAAGCAGTTGAAAAGATCATACATGGAAAATTTTTAGAATGGGGAATTAGATTTGTAACTTTAATTGATGGTGCAGATACCGCAGATGAAAGTAATAAAAAATCAAGACAGATTCATGGTATGGTAGATGAATGGTATCTTGAAGATCTTTCTAAAAATATTAGAACGGTATTTAGATCGAAGATGGAAGATGGTCAGTATTTAGGGGCGTTTCCTCCTTATGGATATATGAAGGATCCAAATAACAAGCATAAACTAATAATAGACGAGGAGGCTGCACAAGTAGTAAGAAAGATTTATAATTTATATTTAAAAGGCTATGGAACTCATAAAATAGCAAAAATATTAACTGAGGAAGGAATAGTCAAGCCTGCAATATACATGCGACAAAGTCATGCAAAAAATTTTAATATACCTAATATGAGTGAATATGGGTTATGGGGACATACTACAATAAGGCGGATTTTGCGTAACCCTGTATATATAGGGACTCTTGTACAGGGAAAGGAAACGACAATATCGTATAAAAACAAGAAAAGAATATATTTAGATGAAGATGATTGGGTAAAGGTAGAGAATACCCACGAACCTATAATTAGCGAAAAGGATTTTTATGAAGTACAAAGATTGATTGATTCAAAAAGAAGGAATGTGAAAAAGAAAGGTAAAGCTCATATATTCGCAACTAAGGTTCGATGTTTGCATTGTGGTGGTGCTATGATCAGAAGCACTACTAGGAGCAGAAAAAGCGAAGATTTAACATATGTATATTTGAAATGTAAGAACAATGCAAAAGGTGGAGATTTGATTTGTAAGTATAGAAATAGAATTAGCTATACTGAATTGTATAATTATATAGAATCAGAATTTATAAGACTCATAGGGATATACAAAAACAATCCTAAAGCTTCTGAAGCAACTTCTAGACAGATAAAGAGAATAGATTATGCTGAAGAAAGAAGAAAATTAGTAAGTGCTTTGAAGGTTATTGAAGGAGATATAAAGGAGAGAGAAAAGATACTTACTAATTTATATATAGATAAAGCTAAAGGGATAGTTTCGGAGAAAGATTATCGGACTATCTCTTTTACGTTGCAAGAAGAAAGGGAACAATTAGAATTAAGGGAAAAAGATATTAAGAAAAAACTAGATGAGCTGAAAAGGCTAGAAAGCGAAAAGGTTAATATAGAAAAAGTAATTGAATCTTATTTAAAATATCACAAGTTAACCCATGAAATAGTTAATGAAACCATAGATTATATTGAAATAGGTTCCAAAGAGGATGGACAAAATAGAATTATTAATGTATATTGGAAACTATAA
- a CDS encoding S8 family peptidase, with protein sequence MEHGTFVAGVAAGNGYGSRGEYAGVAPDAEIISIKVMDNKGQGNTSDILAGMQWVVDNHKEFNIRVMSLSLGSETSSIVKNDPLAVAVGEVWKRGIVVVAAAGNSGPRQGTITTPGVNASIITVGAVDDKRTTDISDDEIAEFSSRGPALGGIVKPDVVAPGVDVVSLNTDKNYKSGQIPSVLKKKYITLSGTSVSTPIVSGLAVLMLEKNPDYTPNQIKKLFMENCHSISNDKYAEGSGIVDIGTIFKI encoded by the coding sequence ATTGAACATGGTACCTTTGTGGCGGGAGTGGCTGCAGGCAATGGATATGGTTCAAGGGGAGAATATGCAGGTGTAGCCCCTGATGCAGAAATAATATCTATAAAGGTAATGGATAATAAGGGGCAAGGTAATACCTCCGATATATTGGCAGGAATGCAATGGGTAGTAGATAATCATAAAGAATTTAATATTAGAGTTATGTCTTTATCGCTAGGTTCTGAGACATCATCGATTGTAAAAAACGATCCTCTTGCGGTGGCGGTAGGAGAAGTATGGAAAAGGGGTATTGTGGTAGTGGCTGCTGCCGGTAATTCTGGCCCTAGACAAGGTACTATCACTACACCAGGCGTTAATGCTTCTATTATTACTGTAGGAGCTGTAGATGATAAAAGGACAACAGATATATCTGATGATGAAATTGCGGAATTTTCAAGTAGAGGACCAGCATTAGGAGGTATAGTAAAACCAGATGTGGTGGCACCGGGGGTGGATGTAGTATCATTAAATACCGATAAGAATTATAAATCTGGACAGATACCCTCAGTTTTGAAGAAGAAATATATAACTTTATCTGGGACATCAGTATCTACGCCAATAGTATCTGGATTAGCTGTATTAATGCTTGAAAAAAATCCAGATTATACTCCTAACCAGATTAAGAAGCTGTTCATGGAGAATTGCCACAGCATATCAAATGACAAATACGCCGAAGGCAGCGGGATTGTGGATATAGGAACAATATTTAAAATATAA
- a CDS encoding aminotransferase class V-fold PLP-dependent enzyme: MIYMDNAATSWPKPHGVYKAVDKCMKKYGANPGRSGHKMAIEAGNIVLYTRENLGKLFNVSDPFQIIFTCNATDSLNLAIKGTLKEGDHVITTSMEHNSVVRPLKELEKAGVKITFVKANQEGIIDPEDIKKAIKSNTRLIISTHASNVTGTIMPIEHIGTIAKEYGISFLVDAAQTAGLLPIDLARLPIDMLAFPGHKSLLGPQGTGGLYIRDGLSLDPLRQGGTGSQSESLIQPIFMPDRYESGTINTPGIAGLGAGIDYILTKGQKDILIHERMFLQMFLDGLATIQGVTIYGPKDINRRAGVVSINIDEKDSSEMANLLDERYNIATRGGLHCAPLAHDTIGTLKQGTVRFSIGPFTTKSEIKKCINAIYQLSR; the protein is encoded by the coding sequence ATGATATATATGGATAACGCTGCTACATCATGGCCAAAACCCCATGGTGTATACAAAGCTGTAGACAAATGTATGAAAAAATATGGAGCCAACCCAGGCAGATCAGGTCATAAAATGGCTATAGAAGCAGGAAATATCGTTCTTTATACTAGGGAAAATCTAGGTAAATTATTCAATGTATCAGACCCTTTTCAAATAATTTTTACCTGTAATGCCACTGATAGCTTAAACCTTGCCATAAAAGGCACACTAAAAGAAGGAGATCATGTTATCACTACATCTATGGAGCATAATTCGGTAGTACGCCCCCTTAAAGAGTTGGAAAAGGCGGGAGTTAAGATTACATTTGTTAAGGCGAATCAAGAAGGTATTATAGACCCTGAAGATATAAAGAAGGCTATAAAGTCAAATACTCGTCTCATAATATCTACCCATGCCTCAAATGTTACCGGAACTATAATGCCAATAGAGCATATAGGCACCATAGCAAAGGAGTACGGTATATCTTTTTTGGTAGATGCTGCCCAAACAGCAGGTTTGCTGCCCATAGATCTAGCAAGACTGCCTATAGATATGCTGGCATTTCCAGGACATAAATCACTTTTAGGCCCCCAAGGGACTGGTGGACTTTATATAAGAGATGGTCTCTCTTTAGATCCCCTTCGTCAAGGAGGTACAGGTAGCCAATCGGAGAGTCTCATTCAACCTATATTCATGCCAGATAGATATGAGTCTGGTACTATAAATACACCAGGCATAGCAGGGTTAGGTGCGGGTATAGATTATATATTAACCAAGGGGCAAAAAGATATTTTAATTCATGAAAGAATGTTTCTTCAAATGTTTTTGGATGGTTTAGCCACCATACAGGGAGTAACTATTTATGGTCCAAAGGATATAAATAGGAGGGCGGGAGTTGTATCCATCAATATAGATGAAAAAGACTCATCAGAAATGGCTAATCTCCTGGATGAACGATATAATATAGCGACTAGAGGAGGGCTTCACTGTGCACCTTTAGCTCACGATACCATTGGTACTTTAAAACAAGGAACTGTACGATTTAGCATTGGCCCATTTACTACTAAAAGTGAAATAAAAAAATGCATAAATGCCATATACCAACTAAGTAGATAA